The segment CCATGAAGTAAACCTTCCCCTGATACGTATGACTTCGCTAACGTTAAATATTGTTTTGCCTTTGGGAATTAGCTTGATGTTCATCCGTAGACGCAACTTGTTCTCATCAACAACTCTATCAATCGCTAGTTGATGAGTATCTAACTGGAGGGAGGTGGTTATATACTCCATGAATTGGTGTTCAATATAtggagtgaagaagaagaagctacgGCTCTTTAGCCTATAATCGATCAAAAGAGGCGCTGCACAAAAGCAGATCCCTGGGGAAACTGGCACCTTCTCATAGGGACATGACGCATTGTTGCATGGTGTGAGTTCTGATTTCGTTGATGTTTGCTTTTTCTCGCCGCAGATATATTCGAAGAGTTGTTTAACGATGGGAATGCTTGTACTTTTGCATATTGGGTTGCCACGAAGACTTTTGACacaaggaaaaacaaaaaaaaagtaactttAGTAGATTAACTTGCTTCGACATAGGAACAAACAAAACTCACTATAGGGTAACATTGTCTGGTGTTCTCAGGTTTCCTGTGGTATCAGAGAGGTTATTGTTCCTGAGATCACTGCGCATGAATCCAAAAGAGGTTTCAGACTCTAAGAATGAAGTATGAAGACTAGAAAACTATTGAGCATTACATAAAAAGGAAAATCAAAGAGGTGAGATCATACACTTGCAGTTTGTTATTCTCGAAAGACTTGTTCTCCCATATTGCTGTTGGTACGGAACCAGATAAACTGTTGTTCTCAAGTGAACTGTTATAgatgacacaaaaaaaaatcttacataGTACTCATAAGATGATTGGAAAATGCAGAAAATATGTTTTGActcaaaaaaactattttaatggTTAATGAATGTTTTACATACAGTAATTGAAGAGAATACAGTTCCGAGAAACTTTGTGGTATAGATCCAGTGAGGTTGTTATAAGATAGTTCACTGCAGCAAAACTCAACGGTTAAGTATTTGTATAGTGTTACTAGGAGTAGGATTTCGAAATGTGCCTACATTGTTGTCATATTATCAGAAAGCTTAGATTCTGGTATAGTGCCTGTGAGATTGTTCCAGCTCAGATCTCTGTAAAGAGGTGGACATTAAATAGAAGTGCATTAGTATTATTAAGTCTCAAGAGCTCAAAGAGAAGCATACAGTTTTTACTCAAATACCAAACATAGACACTTACAAATAGCTAAGATTTTTTATACTGCTTAGATCAGGAATTGATCCTTGTAGTCCACAGTTCCTTAAACTTCTGCCAAGTTGAAAACATGAGAACGCAAACAATAATTCAGCACACTGTTGAAATTAGTAAAGAAACCCGAACCCATTTGAAATTTATTGCAGAAAGTCTTACAATCTTACTAATCTAGAAAAACTTCCGTAAGCTTCTGGAATCACAGAACCGTGGAAGTTGTTGTTATCCATCTGACTGCATAAGCAGAATAATAACTTAGAAACTCTGCATGTAAAGGACAACGAGAAGACCCAGTCGGTACATACAGTATGGTCAAGGATGGCAGTCGAGCTAACTCTTGCGGCAAAGACCCAGTCAAGTTATTATTGTCCAGTATCCTACGAGATTTGTTCCATCAATATAAACACTTAACATACAGTATCCAAAAGTgaaatcaagaaaacaaaaaaacaaaaaaaaaactctcacaGGTGAGCAAGGTTGTTCAGTTTGGATAGCTCCACTGGAATTTCTCCGGTTAACGTGTTGTTATTTAAGTGGCTGAAGATCCAATAGCCACTTGTGAGTAAAGGATGAACCACAAATGACTGCTAACTTTGCTATGAAGAAGATAATACTTTACAACAAACTTACAGATGTTTTATGCTTGTCATGTTTCCAAATGCAGGTGGAACTGAACCTGTTATGTTGTTCTCATCTACTTGAAGCCTGTTTAAATTTCGAAGGTTGCCAAGTTCAGGGGGTAAACTACCCGTGAGTTTGTTCCCATTCAGCAGTCTGTCCAAATAATATAGCAACAAACGAGTCAATTGAAGTGGACTTGTGGCTCCACCACATAAATAGAGAAACCAAAGCCTTCTTTAAAACTATCCCAGAAATGAAACTAAACAAAGACAAATGAGAACGGACATCGTGTGATCTTTTACTTACAGAAGTTTCAAAGAAGAAATTTTTCCTATCTCCGAAGGAATACGCCCAGTTATATTGTTCCACATCACATTACTTCAACAAGGTAATCCAAGAGAAAATTTGTCAGTATGCAATCAAGACAACCGGAAGACAATCACAAGAACTGAATGAAACAGTTCATTAGACTTCGCATCTTACAGGATTTCGAGATAAGATAACTGGCCAACTTCAGGAGCCAGCTCTCCAGATAAATTCAGCCTCATCAATTGGCTGCATCACAATATGCAAGGTGTAAGTATGGCAATGCATAATATTGGCAGTATAATCCTTGCAAGAATGACGCCAGGGCATTGCTTTAGTGATGCATAAACTAACTACCTTTGCAGAAGACGAAGACCTCCATTCAATTaataaagacaagaaaaaaatatattacaaaagaagaagaaaatgtgacAAATGTTAATACAAAAGAGACATTACAGCTCCCTGACGTGAAAGTGACCATCCTCATGTGATCTCTCAAAGCATGTTATGCCAGTCCAGTTTGAATTACATGGGTCACCTTTTTCCCAGTTGCTTAAATTTCTCATAGGATCAATTAGACTCCTTTTGATCACCCTTAAAGCAGTTACTGCAAAATggataaaaaaaagtattagcAAAGCTCTGGAAAGCAGTCTCCACGTTGTAGAATGACATATAAGATTTGGGAGCCCGAAGAATGACCAATCAAGATATGACTATCAAACATTGAGAGAAAGACCAGCGACCATATTTATGCAAATTGACATTATTGTTAATAGTTTATACGCCAAATTTGGTAAGTTTATGAAACTCATAGGTACCTTAATTTAAGAGAATTATATAACGTGAggtttttgtgaaaaaaaaaacaatcacctTCTGAAAGATCAGTTCTTGAATCAGCTGACTGAAGGAGAAGACAACAAAATGCCACCAGGAATACCGAACCGCATGTTTTTGAATTCATCAGGATACCTAGAAAAGGAAGACAGAGGTAAATTTATTCTGCTGTAGCACAATGATCAAGTCATATCTCACAAGAGAAAAAGTTTGGTCAAGGAAACTGTTACAAGTTATGATCAAGTCACCAGacgaataaacaaaaaaacacgTTTGACAGAAGGAAGAAATCATAAAAGAATCCCCGGAAACTTGTTCAACACCAAGGAAAAGTAGAACCGTTTTGGTTCGTTCAGACATCGTTGTGTCCATAAAAAAATGCTGATGGGAGCAGAAACTTCATGAGGACAGTGATCTAACGAGTAAACAAAACATACCAGAAAGAGACTACACAAAGAAATTGTCAACAATGTTTTATAATTAGAAAATGAGTTTGAAACTTTCTTATTACTTTTGATCAAATAGTGCAGAGATTACACACACAcattaataaataatacatatatatatcttcttttaCAGATAGATTCAACAATCTTCCAAGTTGTCAATTTTTTAATCATTCAATTTCAGTTGAGACTGGTTGTCCACTTAGGCTGACCTGGTAATTTCAGCTGCAAGGTTATTACCCTCTCTTTTAAGTTTGATAGAAATCAAGAACAAACCAAATAACATAATCAAAACTAGCCCTGGAGATGAGCTCAAGAGCATCCCTACTCTTCCATGGCCAATCTAAACCTAAGACACTACCTTATACTCCATCAATACAATCCAACaactccaaaaaaaaagaggagtGCAGTGTAGCTACCGTGAAGCTATTTTTTTAAAGCTGGAACTAATTTAAACACTTGTATGGAAAGCAGTTGGAAGAAGATCGAGGAGAGGTCACTAACATTCTGAAATCAACAGCGTCAGCGGTGGAGAATATAGGCGTATTGTTAACTTGAGACATGATAGGGATTAAAGAGCATATTAACTACACCAGAAAGAAGATGTGGTTTGTTCCGTTCAATCCTCGTTTGCTTCGTATCGACTCAGACTCGACGAGACTGATCCAATGCGAATCAAGGGAGAACTGAACAtcatgtttacatattttatttttgtaactgaCAGTGGTTTACATCTTTCTTAACATTCTTTTCATTCGTTCTGTCATGTATGTAAACAAACATTCGTTAAATGTATTTCAATGCCTGCAACAATGagtaatcaaatatttatagcAGCTTTTTTAAGAGAGTAACATTGAAGATGTTTAAAAGAATACGTAGAAAACAACACCATCCCGTATGGAAAAGCATTGAAGATTTTTCACTCTTTTTAAGGCGAAAAAATATCATGTTTGTATCTTCGACCGGATTCTCTACGAACCGCAACATGCTGATTTCTGAGTAGCTTGCGACGTCCCTGCACCTTGGTCGGATTGGTTGATTCTGATTGTTTGTGGCTACAAAACAATGATAAGAAACCCAGACAGCGTTTTAAAGGTTTGATACTCTAATTGCAATGCATGGATGAGAATGAAAATAGTTCTCAAGTATAAACGAA is part of the Brassica rapa cultivar Chiifu-401-42 chromosome A09, CAAS_Brap_v3.01, whole genome shotgun sequence genome and harbors:
- the LOC103841285 gene encoding putative leucine-rich repeat receptor-like serine/threonine-protein kinase At3g53590; the protein is MNSKTCGSVFLVAFCCLLLQSADSRTDLSEVTALRVIKRSLIDPMRNLSNWEKGDPCNSNWTGITCFERSHEDGHFHVRELQLMRLNLSGELAPEVGQLSYLEILNVMWNNITGRIPSEIGKISSLKLLLLNGNKLTGSLPPELGNLRNLNRLQVDENNITGSVPPAFGNMTSIKHLHLNNNTLTGEIPVELSKLNNLAHLILDNNNLTGSLPQELARLPSLTILQMDNNNFHGSVIPEAYGSFSRLVRLSLRNCGLQGSIPDLSSIKNLSYLDLSWNNLTGTIPESKLSDNMTTIELSYNNLTGSIPQSFSELYSLQLLSLENNSLSGSVPTAIWENKSFENNKLQVDLRNNNLSDTTGNLRTPDNVTLYLRGNPICKSTSIPIVKQLFEYICGEKKQTSTKSELTPCNNASCPYEKVPVSPGICFCAAPLLIDYRLKSRSFFFFTPYIEHQFMEYITTSLQLDTHQLAIDRVVDENKLRLRMNIKLIPKGKTIFNVSEVIRIRGRFTSWTFPRNDFFGPYELLDFPLEGPYADLVAGESGISNVGWGLIVAASIVAATVISVSATLLYVKKRHGNLHGLTRKRVSRSISREIEGVKKFSFTELSDATNGFDSSAVIGRGSYGKVYKGILPNKTVVAIKRGEETSLQSEKEFLNEIDLLSRLHHRNLVSLVGYSSDTGEQMLVYEYMPNGNVRDWLSANATETLSFNMRAQVALGSAKGILYLHAEANPPVIHRDIKTSNILLDSQLHAKVADFGLSRLAPNFGEGDCEPAHVSTVVRGTPGYLDPEYFMTRQLTVKSDVYSFGVVLLELLTGMHPFFEGTHIIREVRMAHECGTVQSMADNRMGQSAPDKVMKLAELALRCCEDRPEMRPSMSKVVKDLESICQSVKETDMFSETTTLLYTKTLSSSSSSPVPSSFSGSNLDSGFFESVKPR